The proteins below are encoded in one region of Purpureocillium takamizusanense chromosome 11, complete sequence:
- a CDS encoding Nicotinamide N-methyltransferase (COG:H~EggNog:ENOG503P1WG), which yields MALTSRISLKGSEPSGPEDYLSTSLGVIFPDDVTNQHGDAEHSLVYASPHLPRPLLLDLADPEGETDRRLFSHYLWNASLLLAELVERDTLGVEDAELHPGGGNGEDGARVVPGLGEGVSFDVRGKAVAELGAGTALPSMMAGLLGAERLVVTDYPAPAVIKTLRENIARNIRPSLAPTGGEHAVTPASSALVTGHSWGELPDDDAFLAANRHAMDRVLVADCLWMPWQHENLHRSIDHFLRRRPCGDSSSSFSTSLSASASSSSPSSSSVEAAAAAAAAARCWVVAGFHTGREKMRGFFDEAALARADLEVERIWERDCDGREREWSWDREDDVTVRKRWLVVAVLKRRDNNDSNSSNNEA from the coding sequence ATGGCGCTCACCTCGCGCATCTCCCTCAAGGGCAGTGAGCCCTCAGGTCCGGAAGACTACCTGTCCACGTCGCTGGGTGTCATCTTCCCGGATGACGTGACCAACCAGCACGGAGACGCGGAGCACAGCCTGGTGTATGCGTCGCCGCacctgccgcggccgctgctcctgGACCTGGCCGACCCGGAGGGGGAGACGGACCGCCGGCTGTTCAGCCACTACCTGTGGAACGCGAGCCTGCTGCTAGCCGAGCTGGTGGAGAGGGACAcgctgggcgtcgaggacgcggaattgcaccccggcggcggcaacggcgaggacggggcgCGTGTGGTGCCGGGacttggcgagggcgtgaGCTTCGACGTCCgcggcaaggccgtcgcggagctgggcgcgggcacggcgctgccgaGCATGATGGCGGGCCTGCTGGGCGcggagcgcctcgtcgtcaccgactacccggcgccggcggtcaTCAAGACGCTCCGGGAGAACATTGCGCGCAACATCCGaccgtcgctggcgccgacCGGGGGCGAGCACGCcgtgacgccggcgtcgtcggccctgGTGACGGGCCACTCGTGGGgggagctgcccgacgacgacgccttccTCGCGGCGAACCGGCACGCCATGGACCGCGTGCTGGTCGCGGACTGTCTATGGATGCCTTGGCAGCACGAGAACCTCCATCGGTCCATTGACCACtttctgcggcggcggccgtgcggcgactcctcctcctccttctctaCCTCTTTgtccgcctccgcctcctcctcatccccctcctcatcctccgtggaggcagcagcagcggcggcggcggcggcacggtgCTGGGTGGTGGCCGGGTTCCACACGGGGCGCGAGAAGATGcgcggcttcttcgacgaggcggcgctggcgcgggcggacctcgaggtcgagcgcaTCTGGGAGAGGGACTgcgacgggcgcgagcgGGAGTGGTCGTGGGAccgcgaggacgacgtcaCGGTGCGCAAGCGGTGGCTGGTTGTCGCCGTGCTGAAGCGCAGggacaacaacgacagcaacagcagcaacaacgagGCATGA
- a CDS encoding uncharacterized protein (EggNog:ENOG503NY1E~COG:U~BUSCO:EOG09263OZR~TransMembrane:1 (o1138-1155i)), producing the protein MTTQERGGAESPHRTLKPHREDGPYVLRPLLDNVPLSADGPQDDIKINCVEYYDGNLYVGTSASELLHFVKIPPDPSDRSARAIFILASRLSPPYVEPPGAASNTRPGIQQILLLPMVGKACILCNSTATFYSLPELSPVSGTGQVKNCNWIGGVDLNEAPTESATEVTILLSLKRRIQVVRIGEGIQALRNIDYAGSSFTLRRDSIACVADARSYALLDVERRLKIPLMSISSLDEPPPPEQVGQVQSLSSDSAGGIIRSASSAESRPTSTTQSHSRSVSLGAPMSGQPHIQEPGQAQSQAAEPQQSSPPAPSSSPHPPNESSDAPPHVDKPLPAAPPEALATVHPFERPVTPQPAIFLTPHIASPTPDEFLVVIGTSASDPGIGMFVSLDGDTTRSTLEFEHYPRQIAVDGKQAEMASSRSGHGEEEEGYVLASMTKHATDDTGTVHGLEIQRWDAGEEANPERHWLEPRDFKNSNPYGIRSLVGRDEIHFEEIVEKLSLTRFSPFAGPIEASTTSLKSSDSRTALSIERLSKERELFERDDSQDEESLPDGWEAARKSEGEEFTRRLAKVEVGLAVWCGEQIWWAARNPSIVQLDSALDASCPYGCTDPRAIDRHAIFTMLGSIRGRDARTELEFLTLGYLRQKAGLLLLISLFTSSEADRLSDGEMSALEEVLVDSKLDPRVVLSLIPGVRNELVDGRRGTWIYGGVRTVAEAFLQNASFEETTKGGISSVSLRVMNFLRRFLSAWRKMKGFGSVPDEHEVFRTVDAALLTVLLELDQPSRRGNTSSSAVRSELNDLVDKGVDCFDRAVDLLESYHRLFILSRLYQSRKRSSDVLATWRRIVEGERDDGHELVDGERRVRDYLRKISSQSLVQEYGIWLARRNPKLGVQVFAEDGARAPKFEPGLAVEILRKEAPDAVKYYLEHLVFGKGHTAYVNELITYYLDVVLGDLESSAASREAVLSAYNAYRALQAPKPTYHHFLRENAPENDEVWQSRLRLLQLLGGAHEYDSGAIKARITSLPGDLLVPEIIILAGRERHHEDAIRLLVHRLGDYDTAVAYCLRGGASVYVPPETRRRGDSLPELEQQERLFQVALREFLAIDDMGDRVEQTGALLERFGGWFDVVEVLQLVPDSWSVEVVAGFLVGAMRRLVRDKHESMMTRALSGAENVRVNYDVVLGMEGKGPTIEAAN; encoded by the exons AACAGATCCTCCTGCTACCCATGGTGGGCAAAGCCTGTATCCTGTGCAACTCCACTGCAACGTTCTACTCGCTCCCTGAGTTGAGCCCCGTGTCTGGCACTGGTCAGGTCAAGAACTGCAATTGGATAGGCGGTGTCGACCTCAACGAAGCCCCGACGGAGAGTGCGACTGAAGTGACGATACTCCTCTCGTTGAAACGACGCATACAAGTCGTGCGAATCGGTGAAGGCATACAAGCCCTCAGA AACATCGATTACGCGGGTAGTTCCTTTACGCTTCGCCGCGACTCAATAGCGTGTGTTGCCGATGCGAGGTCGTATGCGCTGTTGGATGTTGAGAGGCGGCTGAAGATTCCGCTCATGAGCATATCATCGTTGGATGAGCCGCCACCCCCGGAACAGGTCGGGCAGGTACAGTCCCTATCTTCTGACTCGGCTGGGGGTATCATCCGCAGCGCCTCTTCTGCCGAGAGTCGCCCAACTTCTACGACTCAGAGCCATAGTCGTAGTGTGAGCTTGGGGGCACCCATGTCCGGCCAACCTCACATCCAAGAGCCGGGGCAGGCACAAAGTCAGGCTGCAGAGCCACAGCAATCGTCGCCTCCTGCACCGTCATCAAGTCCACATCCACCGAACGAATCTAGCGATGCTCCTCCTCATGTCGATAAGCCGCTACCAGCCGCGCCCCCTGAGGCCTTGGCTACGGTTCATCCATTTGAGCGACCGGTAACGCCGCAGCCTGCCATCTTTCTAACACCACATATCGCTTCCCCGACACCCGATGAATTCCTTGTTGTAATTGGAACCAGTGCATCAGATCCTGGGATCGGCATGTTTGTTAGCCTGGATGGTGACACTACCCGGTCGACTCTGGAGTTCGAGCATTACCCAAGACAGATCGCGGTTGACGGAAAGCAGGCGGAAATGGCCTCATCTCGTTCCGGTCatggtgaagaagaagaaggctaTGTCCTGGCCTCTATGACCAAACACGCCACCGATGACACTGGTACTGTCCACGGTCTGGAGATCCAGCGCTgggacgccggcgaggaggcgaaTCCCGAGAGGCACTGGCTAGAACCCCGTGACTTCAAGAATTCCAACCCATACGGAATACGCTCTTTGGTGGGACGCGACGAGATTCACTTTGAAGAGATCGTGGAGAAGCTGAGCCTTACACGATTCTCACCGTTCGCGGGTCCCATCGAGGCATCCACCACATCGCTCAAGAGCTCAGATTCCCGGACAGCACTGTCTATCGAACGGTTGTCCAAGGAGCGGGAGCTGTTCGAGCGCGATGACTCTCAAGACGAAGAGTCACTCCCAGACGGTTGGGAGGCCGCACGGAAGTCTGAAGGCGAAGAGTTCACGCGTCGGCTAGCCAAGGTAGAGGTTGGCCTCGCAGTCTGGTGCGGCGAACAGATATGGTGGGCCGCCCGAAACCCTTCGATCGTCCAGCTCGATTCGGCTCTCGATGCTTCGTGTCCGTATGGCTGCACAGACCCGCGAGCCATAGATCGCCACGCTATTTTTACCATGCTCGGCTCAATTCGCGGGCGAGACGCGCGAACAGAGCTTGAGTTCCTGACTCTAGGCTACCTACGTCAAAAGGCCGGTCTTCTCTTACTCATCAGCTTGTTCACTTCGTCTGAGGCGGATCGATTGTCAGACGGCGAGATGAGTGCCCTTGAGGAGGTCCTGGTGGACAGCAAACTTGACCCTAGAGTTGTGCTGTCCTTGATACCTGGCGTTCGCAATgaactcgtcgacggccgacgCGGCACATGGATCTACGGTGGCGTTCGGACCGTGGCGGAAGCGTTCCTGCAAAATGCGTCGTTTGAGGAAACTACTAAAGGGGGCATCAGCAGCGTGTCGCTGAGAGTAATGAACTTCTTGCGGCGTTTCCTTTCCGCATGGAGGAAGATGAAGGGCTTTGGTAGCGTCCCGGACGAACACGAAGTATTTCGGACCGTGGATGCCGCCCTTTTAACGGTGCTCCTCGAGTTGGACCAGCCATCGCGGCGAGGCAATACAAGCAGCTCGGCCGTGCGATCCGAGCTCAACGACCTCGTTGACAAGGGTGTCGACTGTTTCGATCGGGCCGTCGACCTCCTCGAGTCGTATCACAGACTCTTCATCCTAAGCCGGCTATACCAAAGCCGAAAACGCTCGAGCGATGTGCTGGCCACCTGGAGGAGGATCGTggaaggggagagagacgacggccatgagCTGGTCGACGGTGAGAGGAGAGTCCGAGACTATCTCCGAAAAATCAGCAGTCAGAGTCTGGTTCAGGAGTACGGGATATGGCTTGCGCGGCGCAACCCGAAGCTGGGCGTCCAAGTCTTTGCAGAAGATGGCGCGAGGGCTCCCAAATTCGAGCCTGGTTTGGCGGTCGAGATCCTCCGAAAGGAGGCTCCAGATGCTGTCAAGTACTACCTGGAGCATCTCGTCTTCGGCAAGGGGCACACAGCGTACGTGAATGAGCTGATTACGTATTATCTCGACGTGGTGTTGGGCGACCTTGAGTCCTCGGCAGCAAGCCGAGAAGCCGTTCTATCGGCGTACAATGCATAccgcgcgctgcaggcgccgAAACCGACATACCATCACTTTCTGAGGGAAAATGCGCCCGAAAACGACGAGGTTTGGCAAAGTCGCCTACGCCTCCttcagctcctcggcggggcCCACGAGTACGACTCGGGCGCTATCAAGGCTCGCATCACCAGCCTGCCAGGCGACCTTCTCGTGCCGGAGATCATCATCCTCGCAGGTCGCGAGCGACATCACGAGGATGCAATACGACTACTTGTACATCGATTGGGTGATTACGACACTGCCGTCGCGTACTGtctccgtggcggcgccagcgtctATGTCCCGCCAGAGACCCGGCGACGTGGAGACAGCCTGCCGGAGTTGGAACAGCAGGAGCGTCTGTTCCAGGTTGCGCTGCGCGAGTTCCTCGCCATTGACGATATGGGCGACCGTGTCGAACAGACAGGTGCCCTGCTGGAGCGATTCGGCGGCTGGTTCGACGTTGTggaggtgctgcagctcgtcccGGACAGCTGGTCCGTGGAAGTGGTCGCGGGCTTCTTGGTTGGCGCGATGAGGAGGCTGGTACGCGACAAGCATGAAAGCATGATGACTCGCGCGCTCAGCGGGGCCGAGAATGTTCGCGTCAACTACGACGTCGTGCTTGGTATGGAGGGGAAGGGGCCGACGATAGAGGCGGCCAATtga